A stretch of the Musa acuminata AAA Group cultivar baxijiao unplaced genomic scaffold, Cavendish_Baxijiao_AAA HiC_scaffold_481, whole genome shotgun sequence genome encodes the following:
- the LOC103984607 gene encoding ABC transporter G family member 11-like: MKAVDVRSSAGQVMVEIEANKPSGNGIVVGGLSPLSETLWKEKTNTELIGDVSARLTWKDLTVTVTLSNGETHRVLEGLTGYAEPGTLTALMGPSGSGKSTLLDALASRLATNAFLSGTILLNGRKTKLSFGTAAYVTQDDTLIGTLTVREMISYSARLRLPDKMPREEKRALVEGTIMEMGLQDCADTVIGNWHLRGISGGEKRRVSIGLEILMRPRLLFLDEPTSGLDSASAFFVTQTLRGLSRDGRTVIASVHQPSSEVFELFDRLYLLSGGKTVYFGRASEACEFFAQAGFPCPPLRNPSDHFLRCINADFDKVKATLKGSLKTRLERSDDPLERMTTSEAIRRLTEFYSRSQYNYTAREKVDEISRVKGTVLDSGGSQASFLMQAFTLTKRSFVNMSRDFGYYWLRLLIYIVVTICIGTIYLNVGTGYTSILARGACASFVFGFVTFMSIGGFPSFVEDMKVFQRERLNGHYGVVAFVISNTLSAMPFLITITMVSGTLCYFMVRLHPGFMHYLFFVLNLYASVTVVESLMMAIASVVPNFLMGIIIGAGIQGIFMLVSGYFRLPNDIPKPFWRYPMSYISFHYWALQGQYQNDLKGLIFDNQTPDLPKIPGEYILENVFQIDVNRSKWWDLAALFSMIVIYRIIFLMMIKISEDVTPWARGYIARRRLQQKKSSSVDLANRTPSLRGYVVEIESSSTSSS; this comes from the exons ATGAAGGCAGTGGACGTGAGGAGCTCAGCGGGGCAGGTGATGGTGGAGATAGAGGCCAACAAGCCGTCGGGGAACGGCATAGTGGTCGGGGGCCTCAGTCCATTGAGTGAGACCCTGTGGAAGGAGAAAACGAACACGGAGCTCATCGGGGACGTGTCGGCGCGGCTCACCTGGAAGGACTTGACGGTGACTGTGACCCTCAGCAACGGGGAGACGCACAGGGTCTTGGAGGGCCTAACCGGGTACGCCGAGCCAGGGACCCTGACGGCGCTCATGGGGCCATCGGGATCGGGAAAGTCGACTTTGCTCGATGCTCTCGCTAGCCGGCTCGCCACCAACGCGTTCCTCTCCGGGACCATCCTCCTCAATGGCCGCAAGACCAAGCTGTCCTTCGGAACCGCA GCATATGTAACACAAGACGACACTTTGATCGGCACTTTGACGGTGAGGGAGATGATCTCGTACTCTGCTCGCCTCCGCCTGCCCGACAAGATGCCACGGGAAGAGAAGCGAGCTTTGGTCGAAGGTACGATAATGGAGATGGGTCTCCAAGATTGCGCAGACACAGTCATCGGCAATTGGCATCTACGTGGGATAAGTGGTGGGGAGAAGAGGAGAGTCAGCATTGGTCTTGAGATCCTCATGAGACCCAGATTGCTCTTCCTTGATGAGCCCACAAGTGGCCTTGACAG CGCTTCGGCCTTCTTTGTGACACAAACACTGCGAGGTCTGTCGAGGGATGGTAGGACTGTGATTGCCTCCGTTCACCAACCCAGCAGTGAGGTCTTCGAACTATTTGATCGCCTCTATCTGCTCTCAGGGGGCAAAACTGTTTACTTTGGACGGGCTTCTGAGGCATGTGAG TTCTTTGCACAAGCTGGCTTTCCGTGCCCACCTCTAAGGAATCCATCAGACCATTTCCTCAGGTGCATAAACGCGGATTTCGATAAGGTGAAAGCTACTCTAAAGGGATCATTGAAAACAAGG CTTGAAAGGAGTGATGATCCCCTGGAAAGAATGACAACATCTGAAGCTATCAGAAGGCTGACTGAGTTCTACAGTCGTTCCCAGTATAATTACACAGCAAGAGAGAAAGTGGATGAGATCTCCCGAGTA AAAGGAACGGTGCTGGATTCAGGAGGCAGTCAAGCTAGCTTCTTGATGCAGGCCTTCACCTTAACAAAGCGATCGTTCGTCAACATGTCCAGGGATTTTGGCTATTACTGGCTGAGgctactgatctacattgttgtgACCATCTGTATTGGAACTATCTACTTGAATGTTGGAACTGGATACACATCCATACTG GCCAGGGGTGCATGTGCATCATTTGTCTTCGGCTTCGTCACATTCATGTCTATTGGAGGATTCCCATCGTTTGTGGAAGACATGAAG GTTTTCCAAAGAGAGAGGCTTAACGGGCATTACGGTGTCGTAGCATTTGTCATCAGCAATACACTCTCAGCAATGCCTTTTCTGATCACGATAACCATGGTCTCAGGAACTCTCTGCTATTTTATGGTACGCCTTCATCCGGGCTTCATGCATTACCTGTTCTTCGTGTTGAACCTCTACGCCAGTGTGACGGTGGTCGAGAGTTTGATGATGGCCATAGCCAGTGTAGTGCCAAATTTCCTCATGGGCATCATCATAGGAGCTGGAATTCAG GGAATATTCATGCTTGTTTCAGGCTACTTTCGACTCCCTAACGACATCCCAAAGCCCTTCTGGCGATATCCCATGTCATACATCAGTTTCCACTACTGGGCACTACAG GGTCAGTATCAAAATGACTTGAAGGGTCTCATATTTGACAATCAAACACCAGACCTCCCAAAGATTCCGGGAGAATACATACTTGAGAATGTCTTTCAGATCGACGTCAACCGGTCAAAATGGTGGGACCTTGCAGCCCTCTTCAGCATGATAGTCATCTACCGGATCATTTTCTTGATGATGATCAAGATCAGCGAGGATGTAACTCCATGGGCAAGAGGATACATTGCAAGAAGAAGGCTACAGCAGAAGAAAAGTTCATCGGTAGATCTTGCAAACAGGACACCTTCACTCAGGGGCTATGTCGTCGAGATT